Within the Phaseolus vulgaris cultivar G19833 chromosome 9, P. vulgaris v2.0, whole genome shotgun sequence genome, the region AACTACTCTTAAAAGAGTAAGAATCCAAATTGTAATAATATACATACACACCCTGATACTTTTTTGTGCATATATGAGAAATAGAATAATATAGATTATCTCCACCAAGATGCCAAAACCATTAACAGTTGCAACGAGGTATTCTCCGGGCTTTATGGTTCCATAGTAAGTCCAAAGAGAACAGTTAAGCAATGTGCAAATGTATGGAAGGCTAGAGAAATCTTCAGTGGATTTCTGCTTTATTATTTTCCAAAACGTTGGTCTGCATCAGTTAGCAATGAACAtgagatttatatatatataatctgaaGATGAAAGTAATAAAAAGTGAATATTGTTATAGGTTTAAGAGAACTAACACAGGAGAAAGAAACATGAGAATTGAGATGATGTTACCTGCATCAAACAAAGAAAAGACACTATTATGAAACACCCTTTTGGGGGCATAAACCAAGATTGGTACACACCAACTATCGAACATGTGGTGTGTGTTACCTATGACTCCAAAAATGAAACTTGCGTCTTCCATGATAGTTTGCAGAAGAATAAAGAAGGTTAGTTCGAAAATGGTTAGTTTTAAAGTCTCTTTCTATATATGCATATTTATGGAAGAAGATGGGTGAGAAGGTGGTGTGTCAGTGTTTTGGACAATAATTGAAACTTTGACAGCGAAAATATGATACAACAACGTTAAtgtaaaacaagaaaaattattgTTCCTAAATGGTATAGCTGGTAGAGTTAGGGCCACTAGTTGAGAcacttcttttcattcttaaaatGTGTGTTTGAAGTTGTTGGGCTGAGTTAACTTGTTATGCAAATTAGCTCTTATAGCCTCGTACATATACTTGCTATGGGCTTGGTGAGGAAAATTCAGTGTAATTTGACACTAACGTGAATGTTCAATTGtagaaaaattatgaatatgAAATTCGTTATTATGGACActactttattttttcaaaataactaAAGTTGTCCTTCACATATACGACTTGACTTTAAGCTATGTTTGTGATGCACACCCAAGTCTTAAACACTTAATGCGactttagttttaaaatattatgtatGTGACTTTGATTAAGGTActaattttatcaatatttttttaattgaaattgtatGACGATTTTAGAGTACATATATTGTTGttagtaaataataatattttatatgtaagaAATTACGAGCTTGTAAAGGAGGTTTCTGTGGGAATGAGAGAGTGAAGGTAAGAAAATTATttggataaaaaatttaagtaaaCCAAAGAAATAAAAGAGTTTGGGGATAAAGAATGTAAAAAgttttaataaagttttagtAGCCAAATGGATATGGAAGTTGAAAGCGGACCAGACAGGAACATGGAGAGAGGTGGTGAAGTCTAAATATGTCACAAGCGTGAGAAGAAGAAAAGCTAATCATAGTAGGTCACATTCTTGGCGGTGACGAGATTTGTGTAAAGTCTGTGAGGAAGGTCAATCAATTAGTTGGTTTCATGATATGATTATGGGGAAGATATTCTATTATGAGAAGGCAAGTGGTTAGACAATATTTCCTTGAAACAGAAATATCCTAGGTTGTATCTTATCTCAAAagataaaagagaaaataattgagTAGGTTGGTTAGTGGAATGAATCAAGATGGGAATGAAATCTGAGCTAGAGAATGATAACTTTTGAATGGGAAAGAGAACAACTTACACAGTTGATAACATACCTAAATACTGTTGTAAAACTGTGTATATTGTaaaacgaaaaacagagtgtgATTTTGCGAAACGGAAAAACAGAGAATGTGGCTTTGATTCATGAACCCTAATACAGTTTTGACTCACGAACCTAAATGCGGTTTTGATTCACAAACCTAAAATTCAGGGTTCAGTTTCCTTGTTGCACGATTCACGGAAACCTTCGTGCAAGCGTTCCTTTTCTCTTCACTCACGATCTGTGCAAGGGCAAAGCGTGAGACTCAGACCTTCGAAGAATCCGTTCTTCTCGGGAGGTTGTGTAGCTGGGACCTGGAGTAGTGCCGTAGATGACTGTTGGAACGTGGGTTGTGGCCGTTTGGGGCTGTTACTTTTTTCCCTATATAAGCAAGGGTTCCCCTCATTCAGAAAACGCATCTCACTTTaaccttcttcatcttcttcacccaccaacaacaccttcttcttcctcccaccttctttcactttttcactttctctctcctcacttactttatttgaattattattatatttctggGTTTCATTGGGTATTACTCTTTTAAGAGTAACTTGCTAGTTCTAATCCTCGAAAATTACCAggaagttcctgttgtatcctgggggacttgcgcaatataccgcggataagtccttacggacagtgattactcacgCCTCGAGAAACCATTATTTTTGTTCGTTTTAAAGCCTAATTTACTACAATCGTAAGGATTTATGGCTGAAAATACGAACGACAACAACAACGCTACTCAGGGAACATCAAATGTTGTTTTCACAACGCAAACCATTTTTGCGAAACCATTTCTAGATGTCTCAAAGATTGAAGTCTTCACCGGTCAGAATTTTCGACGTTGGCAAGAACGCGTGTCCACCCTATTGGACATGTACAAAGTTGCTCTTGCACTTACAACTTCCAAACCGACTCAACCACGGCTGCGAAACAAGTTGACGATTGGATCCATGCAAATAAGGTATGTCGTCACACTTTACTCAGTATGTTATCtaacgatctgtttgatgtttATGCTTCTTATAAGAATGCGAAAGATATTTGGGATTCTCTTATCCTCAAATATACTGCCGAAGACATCGTCAGACAAAGGTTCATAATTGCAAACTACTACCGCTGGGAGATGATCGAAGGTAAAGACATCAAAATCCAGATAAACGAAAATCACAAGTTGATTGAAGATATCAAAACTGAAAGCATAACCTTGCCGGATGAATTCGTGTCCGAACTCTTAATCGAAAAGCTTCTGCAATCTTGGACGgattacaaacaacaactgaagcacAGACACAAGCAGATGACACTATCAGATTTgatcacccacatcatcatCGAAGACACAAACAGGAAGGAGTGCGCTGCTGCAAAGGCCAAAACTTTGTCTGCCAAAGCAAACGTGGTAGAAGACAAACTAGCTCCAAAAAGgtacaagaaaaaaattgatcataaaaagaaatataacaAATTCTCTCGTACCAATGGAACTAACCCCACTTTCAAGAAAAAGGGTAATTGCTTTGTTTGTGGAAAGTTAGGTCATCATGCACCTCAATGCAGACATAGGGCCAAAAATGGCTATCCTCCTAAGGCAAATCTAGTCGAAGGGGAAAATACTATTGTGGTAATCATTTCACAAGTAAATCTTGTGACAAATGTGAGCAAATGGGTGGTAGACTCTGGGGCTACCAGACACATCTGTGCAAACAAAAATGTGTTTACCTCCTACACAAGTGTGGGGGATGGAGAAGAACAAGTATATCTCGGTGACTCCAGGACAACTCCTGTCCTAGGAAAAGGAAAAATTCTTCTGAAGCTCACATCTGGTAAAACTCTGGTTTTGAGTGATGTGCTACATGTGCCATCAATTAGAGTTAATTTGATCTCTGTGACATTGCTAAGCAAAGTTGGGGTTAAAGTGTCATTTGAATATGACAagattgttatgacaaaaaacaatgtttttgtgGGAAAGGGATATTGTGATCAATGCCTTTTTGTATTGAACATTTCTGAAATTATGAATGAATCTGAATCTTCTGCTTATATTGTTGACTCGTATGATATATGACATGCTAAATTATGACATGTGAATTCCTCGTATGTTATGAAATTGCAACGACTAGGATTAATCAACATGCATGACAAACAAAATAGTAAATGTGATGTATgcgtagaatctaaaataacgaagaaaacatgtcactctgtagaacgtcaaactgaaattcttggtttaattcataccgaccttgctgatttaaaacaaacaatgtctagaggtggtaaaaattattttgtaacttttatagatgatttttctagatacaccaaagtgtatttaattaagcataaggatgaagcttttgacatgtttttaacttataaagtggaagtagaaaatcaactgaataagaaaattaagagaattAGATTAGATAGATGtggtgaatatgttttatttaatgattattgtgtaaaagaaggtattattcatgaagtaaccCCACCGTATTCACCTGAGTCTAATGGAgtagctgaaaggaaaaataggactcttaaagaaatgatgaatgtCATGCTTATTAGTTCTAATGCTCCTGATAATTTATGGGGTGAATCTCTGCTTACCGCGTGTTTTTTTGCAAAATAGGATACCACATAGGAAAACTGGTAAAACACCCTATGAGTTGTGGAAAGGTTATCAACCTAACCTGAAATACCTAAGAGTGTGGGGGTGTTTAGCTAAAGTGATGTTACCTGatcctaagaaaaggaaaataggctCTAAAACATCTGATTGTATGTTCTTAGGATATGCAGAACATAGTGTTGCCTATAGGTTTTTAGTTcttaatagtgatataattgaACGTAACACTATAGTAGAGACGAAAAACGCTAAGTTCTTTGAACATATCTTTCCTCTAAGAGTAGTGGTACATCTGAACAACTTATAGATAGTGCTAGTGATACCTTAAGTGAGGATGTTAGGAGAAGTAAAAGACAGAGAAAGGAAACATCTTTTAGAGATGACTTTTATACTTATCTAGTTGAGAATGATCCAATAAGTTTTGTAGAAGCTACTAGTGCTCCTGATGCTAAACATTGGGATAAGGCCATTAAAACTGAGCttgattcaattaagaaaaataatacgtggaccttagtagatctgcctaaaggagcaaaactcattggttgtaagtggatctttaagaagaaGTACCATCCTGATGGATCCATACAGAAATATAAGGCAAGATTAATAGCTAAAGGGTTTACTCAAAAACATAACATAGATTACTTTgatacttttgcacctgttactAGGATTTCCTCTATCCGTGTGTTGCTAGCCTTAACATCTATCCATAAGTTagtaattcaccaaatggatgttaaaacaacttttctgaatggtgaattagaagaggaaatttatatgactcaacctgaaggatgtgtagttccaggtcaaaaggaaaaaatatgcaaacttttaaaatctttgtatggtttgaaacaagcaccaaaacaatggcatgaaaaacttgataatgttttacttcgtgaaggtttttctaccaatgatgctgataaatgtgtgtattttagatctgaaaatggtgaatatgtcattatatgtttgtatgtggatgacatgttAATCTTTGGTACATGCAATGATAtagtttttcaaacaaaattgtttcttggatctaagtttgagatgaaagacatgggtgaagcaagtgtgattctaggagttaaaatcataaggaagggagacactacaagaaaatcataaaatagaaaccaatatttagaaaccaaaataattagttgcaatagtaactaaattagataccattttagaaactaaacaaaaaattggtttctaaattagtttctattattttctattattgttaaatagtttctaaattggtatctaattaacaaccaaagttttaactaccagatatttagtttctaaatttggtctctaaaaccttggttgctaattagataccaatttagaaactagttaacaataatagaaaataatataaactaatttagaaaccaattttttgtttagtttctaaaatggtctctaatttagttactattgcaattaattattttggtctctaaaaattggtttctatttcatgattttcttgtagtgagatagtatattactatcccaagaaaaatacactgcgaaacttcttaagaagtttgGTTATTATGACTTCAAGTCAGTGAGTACTCCTTATGATGCTAAttctaaattaaagaagaacagaGGATAATCTATTTCTCAAACTCAGTATGCCCAGATAATTGGGAGCTTATTGCATTTGATGAGCTTTTCTAGACCAGATATTGCTTATGCAGTAGGTAGATTGAGTAGATACACTCAATGTCCTAGTCAGGATTATTGGGATGCACTTGCAAGACTCATGAAATACTTGAGAGGTACAATGGATTATGCCATTGAATATAGTGTATTTCCCGTTGTGCTAGAAGGGTACAATGATGCTAACTGGATCTCTGATTCAGATGAGACAAAATCCACTAGTGGTTATGTATTTACACTTGGGGGTGGTGCAGTTACATGGAGATCAGCCAGACAAACTATTATTGCAAGATCAACAATGGAATCTGAGTTTGTTGCTCTAGAAATGGCTAGTAGTGAAGCTGAGTGGTTGAAAAAGTCAGAACGGAATCTGGAAGATCCTCTGACAAAACCCTTAGggagaaaaaatggttttagaaacatcgaggggaatgagacttaagccacttgcaaacaaacaagtgatggaaacccaacctttgtgattggagatcccatgaataaggttcatatgGGTAAAAACAAGTCACTTGTTAGTTCTGCTAGCACTGATattgatttaaaatcaattttgtccatTCCTATGGTGTGTGTGAAAGTACTAGTTATTGCATTATCGAGACGATAaactttgtggttaaaattcagaggtaaaagagttttaacgatttacaaagttttaatgattttcatatccTTTATGGATGGTGTATGATTTGCAACATACACTTGATGAAATCACCTATATGAGTGTCAGTGGGGCCGCTTGCATGAGATCTTGACAAGATCTCTATAGCACTTATGAATACCGGGCACACGCATGGCCTAGTAGCGCAACACAGCGATAACAACAAGTAATGTGGGGGTGTATTATGATTGATAAACCTCTAACACATACTAAGTGtcttggttcatatagcttgctataccaactacactatgtgttacgttcatcaatctaagactggttcatatagcttgctataccaaCTCTTATGCATTACATCTTAGATGAACCCAGaagttttctttctttatctctatgttttatcttttgcaatatgTGGGGGATTGTTGTAAAACTGTGTATATTGCAAAACGAAAAACAAAGTGGGATTTTGTGAAACGGAAAACAGAGAATGTGGCTTTGATTCATGAACCCTAATATAGTTTTGACTCACGAACCTAAATGCGGTTTTGATTCACAAACCTAAAATCTAGGGTTCAGTTTCCTTGTTGCACGATTCACGGAAGCCCTCGTGCAAGCGTTCCTTTTCTCTTCACTCACGATTTGTGCAAGGGTAAAGCGTGAGACTCAGACCTTCGAAGAATCCGTTCTTCTCAGGAGGTTGTGCAGCTGGGACCTGGAATAGTGTCGCAGATGACTGCTGGAACGTGGGTTGTGGCCGTTTGGGGCTGTTACTTTTTTCCCTATATAAGCAAGGGTTCCCCTCATTCAGAAAACGCATCTTGCTTTcaccttcttcctcttcttcacccaccaacaacaccttcttcttcctcccaccttctttctctttttcactttctctctcctcacttactttatttgaattattattatatttctggGTTTCATTGGGTATTACTCTTTTAAGGGTAACTTGCTAATTCCGATCCTCAGAAATTACCGggaagttcctgttgtatcTTGGGGGACTTGAGCAATATaccgcggataagtccttacggacagtgattactcacgCCTCGGGAAACCATTATTTTTGTTCGTTTTAAAGCCTAATTTACTACAAATACTGGTAGAATCCAACACAATTCCTTAGTTTGGGCAGCTAAAGAAGGAGAATTGTTTTCAGTAAAATCTGCTTATCAAGTTCTACATTGTCTACACCCTTTGAAAGCAGCCAAGCAATGGAAACTTTATGGGAAATAAAAGCCACCCCCAATGCTTTAATGTTAGCTTGGAGAATCCTGAAAGGGAAAATACCAACTAGAACTAATCTATAGAGAAGATGAATAAACTTACCATCCTCTATGTGCCCCTTATGTAATCAGAAAGAAGAAACGGTTAACCATCTATTTCCAGAATGTAGAATAGTCTTTCAAGTGTGGTCTACGACGTATCACAACCATATGAAACATCATCTTCTACAGTTCGTTTTAGTGCGAAGAGAAATCGTGTTTGGAAAGGGGTTTAGGTAGCGTGGTATGGAGCACCTAGAATCAAAGGAATGATGTGGTGTTCAAAGAAGGAAAGGTGGATGCATAAGAGGTATTTAGCCTTGCACAACTAGAGGCTAGGACTTGGATGAGGATGAGAATAAAGAACTTCAACTTTTCCTATTCCAATTGGGTGCTTTACCCTTTAATTTGTTTTCATTCCTTAGGTCCTTAATGTTTAAATAGATGTTGCCTAGGGAACTCTTGTGGTAAACTGTGGTTGATGGAAGTGGTGGCAGGTTAGGAGAATGGCATGGTGTTATAGGAAGACTCAAGGAATATATGTGGAGCGTCTAAGGTTGATAACCAAGTAAGAAGGAATGGTGTGAATGGAAGGATTGCAGCACTTTTGAGCAATAATAATTTAAGTGTCACTGTTGTTGCTGCACAATAAAAGCTGCATAATTGCTGCCTAACTACTGCATAATATTTGGGTAAACAGTTTGGCTTATAAATAGCAATATATAATTGGTAAAATCTAGCTAGAACTACTTAAccttctttttcattgtttCTTAGGATTGAACTGAGTTTGTTTATAAAAGGTTGTCACACTCCTGttttgtttaattatatttatttattattgataaaaaaaattatatataaattaaaagttgttaattaaaaaaaaaatgaaagttgaaaTATATCACTTCATTTTTATTCATAACATTTAAAAAGGATGTTAATTTTATTGTACAAGTATGACATGGAATTCATATAATGTTAccctaataatttatatttattttagataaacTATATGTACTATGCCACTATGCGTAtgcttttcttgttttattttaccaattttgtataataatatattttgtactAAATTTACAAAATACATAATTTAACACATacttttaatgatttttttaaaaatttaatttactataaaaatatatctaaaaaaAGATTGCAATCACACCTGgacaataatttaaaacaatgaCACACAAAAAACTGTGTTTGTTAAGGTTCATCAGTTGTTAAACTAGAATTAAAAGCGTCTAAATTTGTAAGTTGTAAAGAAATAAACATAGACTTACCTAGATGTTAGAATAAGTTCATTTTCTACATCTTCACTCGAAAATGTGATAACTATGGAtattgaaaaactaaaatttgGGAGTAAAATTAGTTTACATTcctcaaaatatttattttaattttttaaaaatttaatacaattttctttcttatattttaaaagaataatgtGTGTTCTTAgtcttttaaaagaataaaaatacattacatttttctgttataaaaaaataaagtgtcATTAGATTATATGAGTTTTACAAGAAGAGTAAGAGACTCTTGTGCTGagttatgaaatatattttagagaAATGATATTCCAACATCAAATGTAGgttaatatgtaaaaaaattgttaacatcaagtaaaaaaaaatcaaattaataatgtaaataataaatatgagtTTAAATTGTCATTAGTATAAATATTCTGATAAACTTTAGGATATGAACTTGTTTCGGTACGAccaatatatagtctcacataATTTAATGATTGATATAAATGACAGTTTAATTACACATTCCTTTCTTAACTCATCGAGACgtcttttaaagataaaatcgtGACGGAACATCGATCTTCAAAGCGGACAATATCTCAAATGCAACTATTGATCTTAAAACTaatatttccaaaaatgcatGACTTATTTCCATGGACACCATACCATATAGAACTTCATCTTTATActcttttgataaaaaaaaaaacaaaaaattgtttattaaaataatctCCCTTCTTCACTTAACCTTTATGACTTATATGGTTTAATGTGAGGTATAATGGGGGTAAAGAAAATTTTCCACTAACCACATTAATACAACTACCTCcatcaataataataagaatacataaattataaattttcattta harbors:
- the LOC137822460 gene encoding uncharacterized protein translates to MAENTNDNNNATQGTSNVVFTTQTIFAKPFLDVSKIEVFTGQNFRRWQERVSTLLDMYKVALALTTSKPTQPRLRNKLTIGSMQIRYVVTLYSNAKDIWDSLILKYTAEDIVRQRFIIANYYRWEMIEGKDIKIQINENHKLIEDIKTESITLPDEFVSELLIEKLLQSWTDYKQQLKHRHKQMTLSDLITHIIIEDTNRKECAAAKAKTLSAKANVVEDKLAPKRYKKKIDHKKKYNKFSRTNGTNPTFKKKGNCFVCGKLGHHAPQCRHRAKNGYPPKANLVEGENTIVVIISQVNLVTNVSKWVVDSGATRHICANKNVFTSYTSVGDGEEQVYLGDSRTTPVLGKGKILLKLTSGKTLVLSDVLHVPSIRVNLISVTLLSKVGVKVSFEYDKIVMTKNNVFVGKGYCDQCLFVLNISEIMNESESSAYIVDSGTSEQLIDSASDTLSEDVRRSKRQRKETSFRDDFYTYLVENDPISFVEATSAPDAKHWDKAIKTELDSIKKNNTWTLVDLPKGAKLIGCKWIFKKKYHPDGSIQKYKARLIAKGFTQKHNIDYFDTFAPVTRISSIRVLLALTSIHKPDIAYAVGRLSRYTQCPSQDYWDALARLMKYLRGTMDYAIEYSVFPVVLEGYNDANWISDSDETKSTSGYVFTLGGGAVTWRSARQTIIARSTMESEFVALEMASSEAEWLKKSERNLEDPLTKPLGRKNGFRNIEGNET